GACCTTGGGGAAATCGGCATAGAGCCACTCGGGCGAATTGTCAAACCGGTTCCAAAGCCAGAAATAGGCCGACGATATCTCGTTGTCGGAGTAGCCCATTGTCTTGAGAGTGGTGGAGAAGTCCTCAGACTCGACCAACCGCCCCTGGTTGTCGCGCATGTAGTCCATGAGGAAGACTACTATCTCAAGAATTCTATCGCTCATCAGGTATCCTTCGTAGTTACTCCAGTCATCTAGAGTATAGTAAACAGAATCGGCCAACGCAAGTTCCGATTGAATGTTGGCCCAAGAAAAGATGCCGGGAGGGTTTGCCTGACGATAGGGAGAATCAGGATTGCTCCGCTACAACCGCCTAACCTCTTCGCCCGTCACAACCTCCCTGAAAACAGACAATCCGCTTGACATTACAGGCTCACGTTCGTCTAGTAGGACAGGGAAAAGAACCACAACAAACCACGCGGCTCGTTCGCGATGGGAGCAGTGACAAGTCACTTTTGTGCGCGTTGCGCGTGAGTGAGCTGAAGGTGCTGTAAGGCGACTCGCCTGACAGCCGTCAGACTTTGAGTGCAACACAGACAGCCCCGCAAGGCTTGAGTTTATGGGAAGTAAACCGTATTGTGGTGTGTACAATTGATAACACACAGAAAGGAGGAGTCTATGGCTGGACATCGTTTCGTGCTAAAAGAAGACAATCATTAATGGGAGAAACCGAAATGAGTTATAGGAAAACATGTTCATCAGTGGCAATCTGGGTAGCCGTTGCGCTGATTGTCGGACTTAGTTCGTCCATCGCATGGGCATCCCAGCCCACTCCTGCAATTGCAGCGAGCTTGGACCCGAAGGTCAGAACAGTAGAAGCTGGACCGCAGGAGTTGGTGCTGACCATTATCACCGCGTTTGATTGTGAGGAACTGAATCTCGATATTTCAATTGAGAAACTAACTCTAAATGGCCTGGCCAATCGAACTATAAGTGTTCGTGCCAATGAGAAGTCTGAAACTCTTCTGTACGTAGATATTCCTCGCGGTGATACCAGTATGGTAAGAGTAAATATAACGGGGTGCCGTGAGGGGACGGGCGCCATCCTCTCATTCGTTACGACCGGCGATAGTGTCGAATACCACCACGGTCCACCTATGCCAGACCGGCCTGCGAGGGGTAGAGGCACTGCGCGTCCATTCGATCAACCAACTGAGCTGCAACTCGACAGTAACCTTTACGAGTACATGCTTGACTTGCGCATCAAGATGATGCGCGATTTTGTCAAGAGCCTCCCGATTGAGTTGATTCCTACTGAACAGGAGAACATCTTCAAGGTCTGGATGACCCGGGATCAGTTTCGCAAACTGAAGAACGAAGGTGTCAAAGGGCGTATGATTGAGGGTCAAATGGTGGATACATTGCCCCCCCCCGTTGATCGTATCCGGCCTGATTCATCCACCAGGAAGCAGAAACCACGAGGGGCGCTGGGTTCGCCAACCGATCCTGCAAGCAGCGGTGATTTCAGTTTGGCCGGGATAGACGGGCTCAGTGGTGGGTTGTTGCAAGCCGAACAGTTGGTCACGTTTTATCTGCACATCGACAATAGTACGAACTACGATGTCGACGGCGTGACAAACGGTTTCCGGTTCTATTCCCCCGACGGAGCGACATGGGCGGACACGGAGGGGGATACCTTAGGGACTTTGGATTGGGGGGCTGAATTCGACCTGCTATTTATTTCATTCCTTACAGTGTGTCGGGCTCGGGTGCTGATACTATAGGTTTCGCCGGTTCGAGGCTATTCGACTCCGGGCTTCCCTGGTGGTTCGACGATACCGCTTACTCCCTGACAATCGGACCTATTCCTTTGTCTTCTGTTGGCAAGACGATTTGTCTGGATTCCGCTTTCTTCCCTCCTTCGGGTGTCTGGGCCTGGTCGGTAGCGCAGGTTGGGACTTTCCATCCTTCCTGGGACGGACCGCATTGTTACGAGGTCGGTGCCGATACTACCCTGTTGGTGAGTGGTCAATTGAGCTACCTGAACCCCCGGTATTCCCCTCCAAACGATGAATTTCCGATGAGAGATATTGAGGTTCAATTATGGGACAAGGATTGGGATTTTGATGATCTATTGGCGGTGACAACGACGAACGATGATGGTGACTTTTCATTCGATACAGTTTCTAACATCGACTATGGTGGTGCCTACGGCCAAGACATCTATCTCAAGATCTTCGCCCACAATGACGCCGGATTTGTGACGACCAACACCATATTGCTGACAAAGTGGTACACAGTCAAAGAACCAGTTATTCAGGATGTAAGTAGTGGTACCTACGATTACGGCACTTTCGTGACGAACCTCGGCACCAGCGGAGCTTTTCACATTGTAGATCGATTATTGGACGGCTATCGTATGTGGCTCGACAGCACGTTTATTATTAGAGAGGACATCGGAGGTTGCCCTGTCTATCTGGACGACAGTTGCGGCAGTTATTATACCAGTCCTCCGCTCACGGCAGATTACCTCGTGATCGACACTTCAGACTACTCTCTATTGAGAGCACCCGATACATATGATGATCATGTCATCCTCCATGAGCACGGTCACTGGGTGGGAAGTCATTGCCTTGATGTCTTCGATGAGAGTTCCGGCGGGCCACATACATGGAGCGGAAAATACTCACCGGCGCTTGCGGCTTCAGAAGGGTTTGCGCATTTCTGGTCGTCTGTTGTAAGGGGGGATGCTTCCGGTAAGAACTGGTGGCTGAATTTCGCCCTATACCGGGAGACAAATGTTGAAAATGGTGAACATGGGTGGGATGGTACTTACAGTAACTCCGCCAACAATTACGGCGATAGTTGCGAAGCGGCGGTTGCCGGAATTCTCTGGGATATCTGTGATCCTGATAGCGACGACTACGATAGTTTTGGCGATTTCAGCTTCCCCCGTGGTCCGGCCGATGATATCGGGGACAGCCTGTCGGACGGGTTTCAGAGCATTCTGTCCGCGCTGCTCGATGATGACGTGCTTGGTCATCGCCCGGACAATATGGGTGAATTCTGGGATGTCTGGGTCGGTCCACCATCGTTGGGTAACAAGCAGAAGGTGGCTGACATATACTATGAACACGGCGATTCGACCCGGAGTTGTTGCTACGGTATTCGTGGCAACGTAGACGGCGATCTCTGGGATCAAATCGATATTAATGACCTCCTGTATCTTGTCGATTTCATGTTCACGGGCGGCCCGGAAGCGCCGTGCTGGGAGGAGGCTAACCTGAGGGCTGATGATTCAACCATAGATATCTCGGATCTCGTTTGGTTGGTCGACTATATGTTCACCGGTGGACCGGCGCCGCACTCGTGCTACGACAAGAAACTCCAGACTGACTAACAAAAGTAATTCTCGGGGCTGCGGGGCTCCATTCAAGACAACTTAAGGCCTGACCTAATTCCAAGTGGCGCATGCTACAAGTATGCCGCACGGCATCGGGTCCAGGCCCCCCGGCGAGCAGTCGCTCACAAAACCCGGTAAAATCGCTCAAAGCGGCCCATAATATCGCTTGACATCGGGGCAGCCGTCGCACTTATTGCAGCTAAGGGAACAGTCAATTCAACTTCGAATCCCGGTAGCAACCGGGAGAGCATCATGTCCTTTGAGCGTTTCGGGAACATACCTCCAGCCGGGGTGTCATGCACCTTGTGACTGGCTCTAGTGGTTCATAATCAAATCGACCTTTTAGGTCGATCGGCAGTTGCTCTGGTTATCCGGAAGGGAACCATGCCGTTCAAGTCTTTGCCATCGTCGAACCGTCGAAATCACCTGCTTACGGGTTTCCTGTGTCCGGGTGCGTCTTCACATTTCCTGGCATTGGGCAATGTGTACGAGACGCTCTGGCTGGTTTCGTTCGTGGCCCTCGTGCTCATAATTCGCAACGATTGGTTTGATTACCCCGACGGCCTGTCACCTCCTCCCGCCAACTGTGCTTGAATCTTCCGAGCAGGCGGTATAGTCGCCTGGCGAAGACCTTCTTTCATTGAAAAATGGAAGTCACTTAACAATTGGGAGTTTGAAAGTGAAAAAACTACTTATAGTTTTTGTGGTGGTGGTACTGGCGACCGGTGGTGTCTTTGCACAGAATTTCCCGACGGACGGACCGACGGACGACGTTACAACCTCCTTAGGGATGTTTATCATCGAGATTAATCTGCAGTATCGCCACCTGTTCCTAAACAATCCGGCCTATGATCAGGCTACCGGGACGTTGACCAGCCCAGTTCTGTATGATCCGGCCACCGTTATCGGTCGCAGTGCGGTGCACCTTCACGATCCGAATCTTACCGGCGCTGATTACCTGGGTGTGCCCGTTGGAACAGCCCAAACAACTGTCGGTGACATAAACTTTACGGTTTGGCCCCCTGGCTTTCAGGGACCGCCCAACACGAGGGAACTCCACACCAAAGTGCACTCGATGAATATGACCAGTGGCCGCTCAGCCGTCCGGGCAGGCCTGGCCGCCGAGGGTGCGATCCTGATGAGCCCGGGAGAAGTCGAATCTATGCCAGGAGGTAACGACTTCCCGGCTGAGAGCTTCTTTGACGTGTTCGTTGAAGTTGTTATCCCCGGGGCACCTGCTGATTCGTGGGGAGATCCGGACTCCATGATTGTGGGTAATGGTCTGGCCCTCATGGTGGAAGC
Above is a window of Candidatus Zixiibacteriota bacterium DNA encoding:
- a CDS encoding transthyretin-like family protein codes for the protein MRDIEVQLWDKDWDFDDLLAVTTTNDDGDFSFDTVSNIDYGGAYGQDIYLKIFAHNDAGFVTTNTILLTKWYTVKEPVIQDVSSGTYDYGTFVTNLGTSGAFHIVDRLLDGYRMWLDSTFIIREDIGGCPVYLDDSCGSYYTSPPLTADYLVIDTSDYSLLRAPDTYDDHVILHEHGHWVGSHCLDVFDESSGGPHTWSGKYSPALAASEGFAHFWSSVVRGDASGKNWWLNFALYRETNVENGEHGWDGTYSNSANNYGDSCEAAVAGILWDICDPDSDDYDSFGDFSFPRGPADDIGDSLSDGFQSILSALLDDDVLGHRPDNMGEFWDVWVGPPSLGNKQKVADIYYEHGDSTRSCCYGIRGNVDGDLWDQIDINDLLYLVDFMFTGGPEAPCWEEANLRADDSTIDISDLVWLVDYMFTGGPAPHSCYDKKLQTD